The genomic region AAGTGGACACGTGCCTGGTTAATCAAACACATCGATTCTATCAACAGAATTGTTTGACACATAACAAATTTACACTTCACTGACACTAAATGGAGCGaaacacaactaaaataaaacaagaaaaacagaAAACTATTAAAGGTACCCACCCCCGCCATTTTATTAAGATAATAACCTCAGGCCCTCACGCTCGCTCAGACACTTACCTAATTTCCACCGCTGGGACTGCTCCCAACGGCGAGAACTTGCGGGTCGCCACCCTTCAGAGCCACGCCTGAAAGGTCCCCTAGATCCAACCTCCGAGATCTTCCGGCGTACACACGCGGCGACTCCGTAACCGCACGCACCGCTCTGGCGGTTTACCGAGGAGTCGCCATGACTTAACTGGTTCCTCTGGGTGTTACCAGAATGAAACCGGCgactggacaactcctgtgggactatgccgacaggtctcttgggcaaccctgtTAGGattatgccgacagagttcccgtagctagacgattcttctgacgtgctccgaagactggacaactcctgtgggactatgccgacaggtctcttgggcaaccctgtaaggactatgccgacagggttcccgtagctagacgattcttctgacgtgctccgaaaattggacaactcctgtgggactattccgacaggtctcttgggcaaccctgtaaggactatgtcgacagggttcccgtagctagacgagtcttctgacgtgctccgaaaactggacaactcctgtgggactatgccgacaggtctcttgggcaaccctgtaaggactatgccgacagggttcccgtagctagacgattcttctgacgtgctccgaaaactggacaactcctgtgggactatgccgacaggtctcttgggcaaccctgtaagaactatgccgacagggttcccgtagctagacgattcttctgacgtgctccgaaaactgaacaactcctgtgggactatgccgacaggtttcttgggcaaccctgtaaggactatgccgacagggttcccgtagctagacgactcttctaggGCTGCGATCGGGACGATCTCGCTAGTGTCCATCTCGACAATCTCCTGTTCCGCGGCCGTCCTGGAGCTTCCTGGGGCCACATCCAGGTCGGCCCTGTCTTCGTCGTCCATCTGTGCCGCCCAACTTGGGTTAGATCGAGGGCCCAACCCATCCACATCATTTAGAAGCAGAATCTCATTCATCTCAAAGCTAGTGTCCATACTGAAAGGAAATGGGAAAATGAATACTCCGCAACACCGATGACGAAGCCAagcataacaaaaaataaaaataaaataaacaaatctgGAAGATCCCTGCTGGACTTGATACGGCTTGTAACTGTTTTCTCCCTCCGCTGTAGCTTCACCGTCACCGACGCcgccagtctcaccgttgccccttacagtgctcatgtcggtgcacaccccaatgtgacgAACAACTTCGCAAACTGTTGGTATCTGCAACGGAACCGCATCATCGATGCCTTCAGTGAACTCGTCTTCTCTGCCGCCGACGCCGCCAGTCTCACCATTGCCTCCTTCAGAGCTTATGTCGGTACACACCCCAATATGACGGACAACTTCGTGAACTGTTGGTAGCACCAACGGAACCGCATCATCGACGCCTACAGTCTCATTGTTGCATCCTTCAGTGCTCTCGTCGGTGCACACCCCAAAGTGACGGACAACTTCTTGAACGGTCGGCAGCTTGATGTTACTAGTGGAGAATCGGTAACCGCACGCACTGTTCCAGCGGTGTTCCGATGTTACGCCATAACCGGAAGCCCTTTTCCGACGGTCTGCCGCGGTGACACCACAACTGGACGCTTTCTCCCGGCTGTCTTCCGCGGTGACGCCAGCCGGATCTGCATGTCCGGCGGTCGGGGTGGCCCTAACTCCAGACTGGACCGCCACCCGCTGCACGCGAAACGTACCGACATAACTAGAACCCCCACGGTCCCGCTCAGTGCACTCATTGGTGACCATCTGTGGATCCCGGACGACTTCTGAAGCTGTCGGCAACGCGGACGTAACTGCGTCATGCACGTGGTCGGTATGCTGTAGGCTTCCCCCCTCGAGGCTCAAAACCTGCCCATCAAAAATAATAGTGGCCTCTGCCATATTGATGATGGCCCTGCCCGGATTCATCAAAATGTCGAAACCAAGTAGCATATCGACATCTGTCGGGGCTACATACAAATGCTGCTGATACCAGTAGTTACCAATCTTTAACTTAACTGGGCCTACTACAAAACCCTGCATGGAGGCATCCCTTCCTGTCATCAACAGCTTGACATCACGCTGCTTGGGAGGTGGCTGCTTCATGGCCTTATAGACCCGATCTGAGATGAGGCTGACCTCCGCTGCCGAATCAATCACTGCATCAACCATTACGTCACCAACCTGAACCTTCAAACCAAACTGCGCAGCTGAACCCAACTGGTTGACGCGACCTACTTCCGGTCTACTCTGCTGCTCAGTCGCCTCGGTTAATGACGGCGGTATCGACTCATTGTTGGAGACAGACCCGGCGCCCACACGACAACCACACCGGAAATGCATCAAGTTACCAAACAAACACGATATGCCCCGCCTCGCCATTACGGGATACTCGTCCCAATTTGAACCATACCTGCCTCGCTTCGATCCCTCGGGGTAAACATTTGAATTTGGGTATCCACTACGGTACCCGTTGTTTTGCCGGTTCCCAGCGCACCCATGGTAAGCATTTGGGCCGGATCCCCTTTCGTAGGCATGTTGGTTCCGATACTCACGTGGACCGCGGCCACCCGTACCCTGGGACACCTTACCTGGCGTTGCTTGTTGAACCCCAGGTTCTGGGTGCCGTCTTCATTGGAACCTTCGGCTGCATACTCGCCATACAATCTCTCGCCTCCGTCGGAACGGAACACCTGAACCGGTTGTCTGACGCGGGAATCATCGTCCTGGCTCACACAAGAGTTCGACAATCGCTCCACAGAACCTAGTATTCGATCGGAcacctgggtcaatttgtcgaccgccGACCCACTTACCGTACCTGGAGAAGGTGCTCTTCTCACCTCGTGAACACACCTCGACTCTTCTCGCTCACCCTTTTGGCTATCCATCGTAGCCGCGGCGCAAGCCAactgaacatggctatatatCTTCATCATGTTCATCGCATCTCCCATCGATGTGGGTAACTGCAGGCTTACATGCTTGTCGGCCTCCTTGTCAAGCAAACCGTGACAAAACTTCGTCAATGCCTGCTCAGTGGCGTACGCATAGGGCAGATCACGAAATCCGTTGTTGCCAGCGTCAGCACCCGATCGGACCAATCGTCCAGGGAATCATCTACTTCTTGTTGGACATCCTGAAAACGACCCTGCGCGGTGGCTGGGAGCTCCCTGGCACCAAAGCGCTCCTGAAGCCGCTGCATAAGCTCGGCGTAAGGTAACGTCTCCCTTCCTTCGGTCAGTAATGCATAAAAGTCCACCGCCTTACCAGTTAAACACCAACCAAGACAATCACCGCATTCTTCGTCAGACCAATCTTGCATTCTGGCGTAACGCTCAAACTTCCTCTTAAACAACAACCAATTGCTGCACCCATCAAATAGCAGGCTCTTTGGCAGCTTGGTCAAAACATTCCGATCCCGCTGGGACGGGGGGTTAATTGGGACTGGAGGGCTTGTCTGGATGGGAACACTGCTGGGTAGGGTAGGGTTACCTGCAACGGGTGGATTGTTGTGTGCAGGGTTATTACCTACTATAGGTAAATTGCTGGCTACTGCGAGATTACCTACCACCGGTAGGGTGCTTTGCACGGGAACACTACTCACAACGGGTGGGTTGTTTGGCATTGAGAAGCCACTTACAACAGGCTGGTTGTTAGGCAGTGAGACGCCACTTACAACAGGTTGGTTGTTAGGCAGTGAGACGCCACTTACAACAGGTTGGTTGTTAGGCAGTGAGACGCCACTTACAACAGGTTGGTTGTTATACAGTGAGACGCCACTTACAACAGGTTGGTTGCTAGGCAGTGCGAGGCCACTTACAACAGGTTGGTTGTTATACAGTGACACGCCACTTACAACAGGTTGGTTGTTAGGCGTGGTGAAAAGGGTTGGAAAAGGACGCATTATGGGAGCAGGAGGGCTTCTTGGGGCCCGAAAGTGTCCCAAATATTCTGCGGACGTCTCTCTAAATTGTGCTGGCACGTTGTAATCTGCCGCGCGCCAGGGGTTATGCGCTGAAGGGGCCATGGAAGAGGCCTCTAAAGTAACCTAGCGACAAAGGCTACTTTGCCTAGGTCGCTTGATTTCCCTACCAGCCCTCATCTGGGGCAAACCTAACGACTGGGGCGGGGCGGGGACGGTTGATGCGACATCAGACGGTATTGGCATGCCTGTCACCACCACAGGATTTGGCTGAAACAACAGACGCTTGGGGAACAAAGGCTTTGCAAACTGGGGCAGGAAATCGCTCCATATCCCCGGGCACTCCTCCTATCGAGTGATGTCCGCCTCTAAATCTGATATCTGAGAGGCTAGCTCTGCGTTTATCTGGTCCTGGTTTAGGTATGACGTGCTTACAAACATTGGCTCCGGGGCCCTGGACCTACTTGGGTGTTCTTCTTCCGTTCCACTGGCTTGGGACGCCGCTGCAAGCATTGGATTTTCTGCAAAATCCAGCTGGTCTAACTCCCTCTCACTTAGGGGCCGCCCAATTAGTACCTCCAAGGTGTCCAGGTCTAAGTTACCTGACCCTTGTCTAAGTTGGACAATGACCCGCGCCAATTACTGCCCTATTCCGGAGATCAACATCAACGTTTGTGGGGGGTCGAAATTTACCCGTACAAGACCCGGAGACATATTTCGGCTACTCATTTCTAATGCAGCACAGTACACAAAAAAATTGAAGAATCACAGCACGCACAATAAAAAAATACGACtattaataaatttcaaaattcaatgaaacaattaaatattaattgcaataaaacaattatttcaccatatccattacaccaatcCAAAACAAAACACTACCCAACGCGCGCTGCTCTAGCTACGCTACAGACGGACTTGCTCATAAACCCCGATTTCTCGTACtctatttacattttgaacaGCGACGCAAACATTGTAAACATTCAGGTCAGCTAGTGCACTTAAACTACTCCGCACCAATGATCACGCGACCTCAAATGCAGACAAGTTAAATTACCAGCAGTCAGACCACGTGGTCACCTTGCAACACGTCTAAAAATAGACGGCTGGCGCGTTACACGTCTAGCATAGACCACTTAACGGATTGGAAAAATATACAAACTAAATACGATTCGTGGTTCAATTTAAACACAGGATGCCGACTTTCGCAAAGAATGAGCCTAaccgttaaacacaattttcacttATCCCAACTTCTAGACACCATTGTGGTGTTTATTTAGGTTAGCTCTTCAGTGGGTTTTGCCTGCAATTTCAGCAACTACTAACAACGACACTTGACTAATACACTCACATGAGCATCGACTGTAAACCTTGTCAGGATGGCACTGTCGTCCTCGGCAGTACACTCTTCGAGGGAAACGGCAAACGCTCGTCCGCTATCGTCGTCGGCTGCAGACAATCGATCCTCCTGGGAATACCTACCCCACGCACAGGCTAAACCTCCAGGGCAAGACACTAAGTCCAGGCTTATACTTACGTCACAGGCTTACACGTATGCTCCTCCTGGAAATACTTACCTCAGGGCATCTATCTTCCTGGCAATACTTACCTCAGGGAACACGTCTGCACACGTTCGCGGACCGGGTAGCAAGAGAGCATGGTCATCCCATCAGGCATTGCGTCCATCCGATTGGCTCCACATCATGCAGTATGGTCCCGTCTCATGAACGACGCAAGCCGGGTACCAACTCTGCATGGGGGTGTGGCACCAGATGTCACTGGCACTTCATATCTTTCACTAACCTATTTTAAGCATGTGGAAAAATCATTTCCGAACCTTCTTCGATTGAAGACATCCAACAGTATGTCACTTTGATTTACAGCGTTTaatagccattgaaaatgaacTCTACGAGACAGGTTGCGCAACCTGTGAACTGCTCAAACGAAACTGTGTCAtccaaggggaataatttgaaataaataaacggATTACAAACCACCAATTGTGCCAGTATTTAAAGGACATATTCATGCCATATTGTGGACATTTTCAAAGCATGACATAAATTATGAGCCGagaaattgtataaaaaagacaaaatatccagcgcattttcgtacaagatttttatctcgcgatttcccgacataaacgtcagcgtacacaagactgattttcgctgGCGACGTCACAATTATTATACACTCGCGTTTGAATTTGATCGAGCGCAAAGcaatttacaaataatatactGCATGTTTTGGACCAATCTCTCAAAAACCATGTCTTTTTGCTTATTTGATTGGCGAAGACTGAAATCGGTGGTATTATTGCGCGAACTGCAATTGCCAGACTAACATTAGATTCGGACTTGTTTAGGTcattattaatatcaaatgcatacCGACTTGTTTAGTTTTCACAGAGGGTTGCATCGTTAATCTCTTAAACATATTCAAACACACCATTATTCATAAGGCCTTAGAAGaaactttattgacattacatgACACATCTGCGTAAGCTTTGAATAACAGTGAGTTCATCAAAGGGGCTAACTATCggttattttgtatgttttcggcgtaagctgtattaagccagcttttcaccctgccttgacctttgtaagtgtccaataatattcaaataaaatttcccgcggctaggtacgaatgaatacacttcatttattccattggctgatttgaatataacaccagaacattggaaacatatccgcgtctttgtaacactgttttaccgcatgaaacaattttatctctaatgaaaaggctcaatagatagaacagttttacaatcaattttcgacataaatacagtttgtgcgttcaccttttattttcagagaattaccagcgcaaaagcgtttatactaaaggctatattctcatatttagtacttacttgcattgcatttcaacccgtgaGGTTtcggtcaattcgcggccagtgtgtgaaagtcagagtttatatacagttcatcaccggagttcgcagaaggggttgcgatcttttcattga from Dreissena polymorpha isolate Duluth1 chromosome 5, UMN_Dpol_1.0, whole genome shotgun sequence harbors:
- the LOC127881812 gene encoding uncharacterized protein LOC127881812; its protein translation is MARRGISCLFGNLMHFRCGCRVGAGSVSNNESIPPSLTEATEQQSRPEVGRVNQLGSAAQFGLKVQVGDVMVDAVIDSAAEVSLISDRVYKAMKQPPPKQRDVKLLMTGRDASMQGFVVGPVKLKIGNYWYQQHLYVAPTDVDMLLGFDILMNPGRAIINMAEATIIFDGQVLSLEGGSLQHTDHVHDAVTSALPTASEVVRDPQMVTNECTERDRGGSSYVGTFRVQRVAVQSGVRATPTAGHADPAGVTAEDSREKASSCGVTAADRRKRASGYGVTSEHRWNSACGYRFSTSNIKLPTVQEVVRHFGVCTDESTEGCNNETVGVDDAVPLVLPTVHEVVRHIGVCTDISSEGGNGETGGVGGREDEFTEGIDDAVPLQIPTVCEVVRHIGVCTDMSTVRGNGETGGVGDGEATAEGENSYKPYQVQQGSSRFVYFIFIFCYAWLRHRCCGVFIFPFPFSMDTSFEMNEILLLNDVDGLGPRSNPSWAAQMDDEDRADLDVAPGSSRTAAEQEIVEMDTSEIVPIAALEESSSYGNPVGIVLTGLPKKPVGIVPQELFSFRSTSEESSSYGNPVGIVLTGLPKRPVGIVPQELSSFRSTSEESSSYGNPVGIVLTGLPKRPVGIVPQELSSFRSTSEDSSSYGNPVDIVLTGLPKRPVGIVPQELSNFRSTSEESSSYGNPVGIVLTGLPKRPVGIVPQELSSLRSTSEESSSYGNSVGIILTGLPKRPVGIVPQELSSRRFHSGNTQRNQLSHGDSSVNRQSGACGYGVAACVRRKISEVGSRGPFRRGSEGWRPASSRRWEQSQRWKLGKCLSEREGLRLLS